Proteins found in one Carassius auratus strain Wakin unplaced genomic scaffold, ASM336829v1 scaf_tig00017588, whole genome shotgun sequence genomic segment:
- the LOC113075737 gene encoding zinc finger protein 512B-like produces MDTSSGARVVKPSSGLSKGRTAKQAHPAETARMCSTENNNHGSSYNEKSEGKKKGRPRVEVQELRIIPAHMMVQWKEEFKSRSRVKCPCSGCWLEFPSIYGLKYHYQRCQGATIAEKLSHRCPYCEAVFATKVRLQKHKLWNHPERVPMENKSGVTSDTKSDPNSEPKQQKSPAKGNAKKRPMENSPPSPTIFKVKKTQEVSRPSQNGECAPLRLDRRQQQGTSVDTGGSESEGSSLPPPFPEEDPERMKHRRKQKTPKKFTGEQPSISGTFGLKGMNKVEEKLKAGRMKRAEGALFSEESQKKQSGQAPSRKETAAISSVPPAEAQWQNTISERGEVVCPTCSVVTRKTVHGLKKHMEICQKLRDALKCQQCQKQFRSKAGLNYHSMADHIKPSVSENVSEEEQEERERLRCILKQMGQIKCTSEGCSAHFSSLMSYQYHRKRCGRELPDRHKPVFLCQHCGKTYRSKAGRDYHLRTEHRVTALSTHSLTAEYWKQEDSKDEDVLEEDEEEEEEKEEQEDPVQKKGIEKSKERVDEPVEKMEERKEEKTEMEELLDLERTPSGRVRRRSAQVAVFHLQEIAEDELAKDWGTKRRIKDDLVPDIKRLNYTRPGLPNFSPETVNSWKNEVKEKGFICCPNCTCEAIYSSVSGLKAHLASCNKGGGDVGKYTCLLCKKEFNSESGVKYHISKTHSQNWFRASTNEVTNNKKKEPESNGLQKDMKNKVPGKRRGRKPKEHHLVTAPFPAETQSFSPAPAPFPPRTVSPAPESQTPTPNPITNTTTTPPAPVDSGNPAQARDTQPPRKKRSKTKKASATE; encoded by the exons GTTCCTCCTATAATGAGAAATCCGAGGGTAAGAAGAAAGGACGCCCTCGCGTGGAGGTGCAGGAGCTGCGCATTATTCCC GCACATATGATGGTTCAGTGGAAAGAGGAATTTAAGAGTCGTTCCAGGGTGAAATGTCCATGCTCAGGCTGCTGGTTGGAGTTCCCCAGTATTTACGGACTTAAATATCACTATCAGCGATGCCAAGGG GCGACCATCGCAGAGAAGCTGAGTCACAGATGCCCGTACTGTGAGGCTGTGTTTGCCACCAAGGTGCGTCTTCAGAAGCACAAGCTGTGGAACCACCCAGAAAGGGTCCCCATGGAGAACAAGTCCGGGGTCACCTCGGACACCAAATCTGATCCCAATTCCGAACCCAAACAACAGAAAAGCCCTGCGAAGGGAAATGCCAAAAAAAG GCCCATGGAGAACAGCCCTCCATCACCCaccattttcaaggtgaagaagACCCAGGAGGTGTCTCGGCCCTCACAGAATGGGGAGTGCGCCCCCCTGAGGCTGGACAGGAGACAGCAGCAGGGGACGTCTGTAGACACTGGGGGCAGTGAGAGCGAGGGGAGCAGTTTACCCCCACCCTTCCCTGAGGAGGACCCTGAGAGAATGAAGCACA GGAGGAAGCAGAAAACTCCAAAGAAGTTCACCGGGGAGCAGCCGTCTATTTCAGGAACATTCGGTTTGAAAG GAATGAATAAGGTGGAGGAGAAGTTGAAAGCAGGTCGGATGAAGAGGGCGGAAGGGGCTCTGTTCTCTGAGGAGTCCCAGAAGAAACAGTCAGGTCAAGCTCCCTCCAGAAAAGAAACTGCTGCTATCAGttcag TTCCCCCTGCTGAAGCCCAGTGGCAGAACACTATCTCTGAGAGAGGGGAAGTGGTCTGTCCCACCTGCTCTGTTGTCACTCGCAAGACTGTCCATGGACTCAAGAAGCACATGGAGATCTGTcagaag CTGCGGGACGCTCTCAAATGTCAGCAGTGTCAGAAACAGTTCCGATCAAAAGCTGGACTCAATTACCACAGCATGGCTGACCACATTAAG CCCTCGGTGAGTGAAAATGTGTctgaggaggagcaggaggagagagagaggctaCGCTGCATCCTCAAACAGATGGGCCAAATCAAATGTACCAGTGAG GGCTGTTCAGCTCATTTTTCCAGTCTGATGAGTTATCAGTATCATCGGAAACGCTGTGGCAGAGAGCTGCCAGACAGACATAAGCCTGTCTTCCTGTGCCAGCACTGTGGTAAGACCTATCGCTCAAAAGCTGGCCGTGACTACCACCTGCGCACCGAGCACCGAGTAACTGCCCTGTCCACACACTCA CTCACAGCTGAGTACTGGAAACAGGAAGACAGTAAAGATGAGGATGTGCtggaggaggacgaggaggaggaggaggaaaaagaGGAACAGGAAGACCCTGTGCAGAAGAAGGGCATAGAGAAGTCAAAGGAGAGAGTAGACGAGCCAGTGGAGAAGATGGAGGAGAGGAAGGAGGAGAAAACAGAGATGGAGGAACTGCTCGATTTGGAGAGGACGCCCAGTGGCAGGGTGCGCCGGCGCTCTGCTCAGGTGGCAGTGTTCCACCTGCAGGAGATCGCAGAGGACGAGCTGGCCAAAGACTGGGGCACCAAACGACGCATCAAAGATGACCTTGTACCAGACATCAAGAGG CTCAACTATACACGACCAGGCCTTCCCAACTTTAGCCCAGAAACTGTGAACAGCTGGAAGAATGAGGTGAAGGAAAAAGGATTTATCTGCTGCCCCAATTGT ACCTGTGAGGCTATCTACTCAAGTGTATCTGGACTTAAAGCACACTTGGCAAGCTGTAACAAG GGAGGGGGCGACGTAGGGAAGTACACTTGTTTGCTCTGTAAGAAGGAGTTTAACTCTGAGAGCGGCGTGAAGTACCATATCAGCAAGACACACTCTCAG AACTGGTTTCGGGCATCTACCAACGAGGTGACTAACAACAAGAAAAAAGAGCCTGAGAGCAATGGCTTACAGAAGGACATGAAAAACAAAGTGCCTGGGAAGAGGAGGGGACGAAAGCCCAAAGAGCACCACCTGGTGACAGCCCCCTTTCCAGCAGAGACTCAGAGCTTCAGCCCAGCTCCAGCTCCGTTTCCACCACGGACTGTAAGCCCCGCCCCAGAAAGCCAAACCCCCACGCCTAACCCCATTACCAACACCACAACCACACCCCCTGCCCCAGTGGACAGTGGGAATCCAGCCCAAGCCAGAGACACACAGCCCCCTAGAAAGAAAAGAAGCAAAACTAAGAAAGCGTCAGCCACAGAGTAA